A single genomic interval of Zunongwangia sp. HGR-M22 harbors:
- a CDS encoding aromatic amino acid hydroxylase has protein sequence MHNSIESNEILERLPKHLQQYIKPQNYEDYTPINQAVWRYVMRKNVAYLSKVAHKSYLDGLEQTGISIDHIPNMYGMNRILKEIGWAAVAVDGFIPPAAFMEFQAFNVLVIASDIRQLENIEYTPAPDIIHEGAGHAPIIANPEYAEYLRRFGEIGCKAISSAHDYEVYEAIRKLSILKEAEGTPLKEIAAIEKLVGELQDKNVEPSEMALIRNLHWWTVEYGLIGTPENPKIYGAGLLSSIGESKSCMTENIKKIPYSIEAMHQEFDITKPQPQLYVTPDFAHLSLVLEEFANKMALRKGGLSGIKKLIDSKGLGTIEFSTGLQVSGNFENVIEFEGKPIYIQTKGKTALASREKELIGHGTKSHPEGFGSPIGKLKGINLAIEDMSPRDLKAYKIYEGENIELEFEGGIIVNGEIITGTRNLQGKIVLISFRNCTVKYEDQVLFKPEWGRYDMAVGKEIVSAFAGPADHHSFDLVTHKTSSNSIKTEKTSKQKELEGLYEAVRHFREGKNTKFSIQAAFDILKKDHQDDWLLITEIYELALAHDPELAKISKDHLEKLQQKRPKIAHLIEDGIAMAKNKMAPKI, from the coding sequence ATGAAATTTTAGAACGTTTACCAAAGCATCTTCAGCAATACATTAAACCACAAAATTATGAAGACTATACACCTATCAATCAGGCGGTGTGGCGATATGTTATGCGCAAAAATGTAGCGTACCTTAGCAAGGTGGCGCACAAATCTTATTTAGACGGACTCGAGCAAACTGGAATTTCTATAGATCATATTCCAAATATGTACGGGATGAATCGAATCTTAAAAGAAATTGGCTGGGCAGCGGTTGCGGTAGATGGTTTTATACCGCCGGCTGCATTTATGGAATTTCAGGCGTTTAATGTTTTGGTAATTGCTAGCGACATCAGGCAACTGGAAAATATCGAGTACACTCCTGCACCCGATATTATTCATGAAGGCGCCGGGCATGCACCAATTATAGCTAATCCAGAATATGCCGAATATTTAAGGCGTTTTGGAGAAATTGGATGCAAAGCAATTTCAAGCGCTCATGATTACGAAGTTTACGAAGCTATTAGAAAACTTTCTATTTTAAAAGAAGCTGAAGGAACTCCGCTTAAAGAAATAGCTGCTATTGAAAAACTTGTTGGTGAGCTGCAGGACAAAAATGTAGAGCCGAGTGAAATGGCGCTCATTAGAAACTTACACTGGTGGACAGTAGAATACGGGCTGATAGGAACTCCTGAAAATCCAAAGATTTATGGTGCCGGTTTATTATCGTCGATTGGCGAAAGCAAGTCGTGCATGACTGAGAATATAAAAAAAATCCCTTATTCGATCGAAGCTATGCATCAGGAATTTGATATTACAAAGCCACAACCGCAGTTGTATGTAACTCCAGATTTTGCACATTTAAGCCTGGTTTTAGAGGAATTCGCTAATAAAATGGCGCTTAGAAAAGGTGGCTTAAGCGGAATTAAAAAATTGATAGATTCAAAAGGTTTGGGCACTATCGAATTTAGTACCGGCTTGCAGGTTTCAGGGAACTTTGAAAATGTGATCGAATTTGAAGGAAAACCAATTTATATTCAAACGAAAGGAAAAACAGCACTTGCTTCTAGAGAAAAAGAATTGATTGGACATGGTACAAAATCACATCCCGAAGGTTTTGGCTCGCCGATCGGAAAATTAAAAGGTATCAATTTAGCCATTGAAGATATGAGTCCGCGTGACTTAAAAGCCTATAAAATTTACGAAGGAGAAAATATTGAGCTAGAATTTGAAGGTGGTATTATTGTAAACGGCGAAATAATTACAGGAACCAGAAACCTACAAGGAAAAATAGTTCTTATAAGCTTTAGAAATTGTACTGTAAAGTATGAAGATCAAGTTTTATTTAAACCGGAATGGGGAAGATACGATATGGCTGTAGGCAAAGAAATAGTATCGGCATTTGCAGGACCGGCAGATCATCATTCTTTCGATTTAGTTACCCATAAAACAAGCTCAAATTCAATTAAAACAGAAAAGACTTCAAAACAAAAAGAACTCGAAGGCTTATACGAAGCTGTACGCCATTTTAGAGAAGGAAAAAATACAAAATTTAGCATTCAGGCTGCATTCGATATTCTTAAAAAAGACCACCAGGACGATTGGTTATTAATTACTGAAATTTATGAATTGGCGCTAGCGCATGATCCAGAATTAGCCAAAATAAGTAAAGATCATTTAGAAAAACTTCAGCAAAAAAGACCTAAAATCGCTCATCTGATAGAAGATGGAATTGCTATGGCTAAAAATAAAATGGCTCCTAAAATCTAA
- a CDS encoding DUF4230 domain-containing protein has translation MKKFLLGAVAVLLIVFGYRFYKNLQNEREVLEQNSKLIQEQIKNVGKLVVTEGNFSQVWSYKDSKKFYLDVFSARKKALIVVNAKVTVSYDLSQLETEIDQENKRVIIKSIPKQELNIYPDIQYYDVTQDYLNQFDASDHNKIKKKVTASLKKKIEASSIKTNAQNRLVSELSKIYILTNTMGWTLEYNDMPVTSQNDLQDIKL, from the coding sequence ATGAAAAAGTTCCTGTTAGGAGCGGTTGCTGTTTTACTTATCGTTTTTGGATATCGCTTTTATAAGAATCTGCAAAATGAGCGTGAAGTATTAGAGCAAAACTCTAAGCTTATTCAGGAACAAATTAAAAATGTAGGTAAACTTGTGGTTACCGAAGGTAATTTCTCTCAGGTTTGGTCGTATAAAGATTCAAAAAAGTTTTATTTAGATGTGTTTTCAGCAAGAAAGAAAGCACTAATTGTTGTGAATGCAAAAGTAACGGTAAGCTATGATCTAAGTCAGCTTGAAACCGAGATCGACCAGGAAAATAAGCGTGTTATTATAAAAAGTATCCCAAAGCAAGAACTAAATATTTATCCAGATATTCAATATTATGATGTTACACAAGATTATCTAAATCAGTTTGACGCTTCAGATCACAATAAGATTAAAAAGAAGGTGACCGCTTCTTTAAAGAAAAAAATAGAGGCTTCCAGTATTAAGACGAACGCTCAAAACAGGTTGGTGAGCGAATTGTCCAAAATCTATATTTTAACAAATACCATGGGCTGGACCTTAGAATATAATGACATGCCGGTAACATCTCAAAATGATTTACAGGATATCAAACTTTAG
- a CDS encoding GSCFA domain-containing protein, with amino-acid sequence MEEHFCTPFYLFDMDFRTIVPVRNQSPKINYNANIALFGSCFVENIGDKLHYFKFNVLQNPFGIIFHPVALLNLFRRIEEDYSYSECDIFERNDQFSCFDVHSQMNRPDRAEMIFHLNNSLQNTRSFLQKSTHVVITLGTAWGYVLHSEQRLVANCHKVAQSNFTKRIYSIDEIKKSLFEISNIIWKLNPKAKIIFTVSPVRHLKDGFVENQRSKANLISTVHEYREEEKLKLNEMTAYFPSYELVMDELRDYRFYGKDMIHLSESAIDYIWDKFKEAWIDSEIYPIMKEVDSIQKSLSHRPFDENSPKHREFLEKLKLKIERLKHKMPSIEF; translated from the coding sequence ATGGAAGAACATTTCTGTACGCCTTTTTATTTATTTGATATGGATTTCAGAACAATTGTACCGGTTAGAAATCAATCGCCGAAGATCAACTACAATGCTAATATTGCCTTGTTTGGATCTTGTTTTGTAGAAAATATTGGTGATAAACTTCATTATTTTAAATTCAATGTGCTGCAAAATCCCTTCGGAATTATATTTCATCCCGTGGCACTGCTCAACTTATTCCGAAGAATAGAAGAAGATTATTCGTACTCAGAGTGTGATATTTTTGAGCGTAATGATCAATTTAGCTGTTTCGATGTGCATTCACAAATGAATCGTCCCGATAGGGCAGAAATGATTTTTCATTTAAATAATTCTTTGCAGAATACGCGATCTTTTTTGCAAAAAAGCACACATGTAGTTATAACTTTAGGCACTGCCTGGGGCTATGTTTTACATTCAGAACAGCGTTTGGTAGCAAATTGTCATAAAGTGGCGCAATCTAATTTTACTAAAAGAATCTATTCTATAGATGAGATAAAAAAAAGTCTCTTCGAAATTTCCAATATCATCTGGAAGCTTAATCCTAAAGCTAAAATTATTTTTACCGTTTCACCGGTTCGGCATTTAAAGGATGGTTTTGTAGAGAATCAACGTAGTAAAGCAAATCTAATTTCAACAGTTCATGAATATAGAGAAGAGGAGAAGCTGAAATTGAACGAAATGACAGCATATTTTCCCAGTTACGAACTTGTAATGGATGAATTACGCGATTATCGATTTTATGGAAAAGATATGATTCATCTTTCTGAAAGCGCTATAGATTATATATGGGATAAATTTAAAGAAGCCTGGATAGATTCTGAAATTTATCCAATAATGAAAGAAGTGGATAGTATTCAGAAAAGTCTAAGTCATCGCCCTTTTGACGAAAACAGCCCCAAACATCGCGAATTTCTTGAAAAACTTAAGTTGAAAATCGAAAGACTAAAGCATAAAATGCCTTCTATTGAATTCTGA
- the alaS gene encoding alanine--tRNA ligase: MKSQEIRKSFLGFFKAKQHSIVPSAPMVLKDDPSLMFTNAGMVQFKEFFLGNSVPKNTRVTDSQKCLRVSGKHNDLEEVGHDTYHHTMFEMLGNWSFGDYFKEEAINWAWELLTEVFKIDKESLYVSVFEGSKEDGVGLDTEALEFWKKIVPEDRIIYGNKKDNFWEMGDQGPCGPCSEIHVDIRSAEEKAKKSGRELVNADHPQVVEIWNLVFMQFNRKADGSLEELPAKHIDTGMGFERLCMVMQGKQSNYDTDVFTPLIGEIEEITNSTYGKSEDINIAIRVIADHVRAVAFSIADGQLPSNTGAGYVIRRILRRAIRYGFTFLNIKEPFIYKLVDRLKTQMGEAFPELVKQQQLIQNVIKEEELSFLRTLEQGLVMLENIVTEAKGKEISGVKAFELYDTFGFPIDLTALILKEKGLSLNIAEFEAELKKQKERSRAATQVTSGDWEEITEVEENAFVGYDQLETKVEIAKYRKVETKKQGALYQIVFTKTPFYPEGGGQVGDKGYLKLGEEKINIIDTKKESNQIIHFAKKLPKDVSAEFTAVVDADARAKTAANHTATHLLHQALRQILGTHVEQKGSMVQPNYMRFDFSHFSKLSSEEIEQVEQFVNERIQQKLKLEEQRNIAYQEALNQGAIALFGEKYGDSVRAIRFGESMELCGGTHVNNTADIWYFKITGESAVASGIRRIEAITGDAARDYFNTKTEILEEVQGLLKNAKDPVKAISVLQEENTELKKQVEALLKEKAKNLKSEVKNEIQEINGVHFLAKQVDLDAGGIKDLAFQLGGEIDNLFLLFGTEQKEKALLSCYVSKELVASKALNAGTIVRELGKHIHGGGGGQPFFATAGGKNPAGIPEALAEAKKYIE, encoded by the coding sequence ATGAAATCTCAGGAAATTCGCAAAAGCTTTTTAGGATTTTTTAAAGCAAAACAACATAGTATTGTACCCTCAGCTCCAATGGTGCTTAAAGATGATCCAAGCCTGATGTTTACTAACGCAGGTATGGTTCAGTTTAAAGAATTTTTTCTTGGGAATTCGGTGCCTAAAAATACAAGAGTAACCGATTCGCAAAAGTGTCTTCGGGTAAGTGGTAAGCATAATGATCTTGAAGAGGTAGGGCATGATACTTATCATCACACCATGTTCGAGATGTTAGGGAACTGGAGCTTTGGAGATTACTTTAAAGAAGAAGCCATTAACTGGGCCTGGGAATTATTAACCGAAGTTTTTAAGATCGATAAGGAAAGTTTGTACGTTTCTGTTTTTGAAGGAAGCAAAGAAGACGGTGTTGGTTTAGATACTGAAGCTTTAGAATTTTGGAAAAAAATTGTTCCTGAAGACCGAATTATCTACGGAAACAAAAAAGATAACTTTTGGGAAATGGGCGACCAGGGACCATGTGGGCCTTGTTCAGAAATTCATGTAGATATACGTTCTGCTGAAGAGAAAGCTAAAAAATCGGGTAGAGAATTGGTAAATGCCGATCATCCTCAGGTTGTAGAAATATGGAACTTGGTTTTTATGCAATTTAATCGAAAAGCAGATGGTTCTTTAGAAGAACTTCCGGCAAAACATATCGATACCGGGATGGGATTTGAGCGTCTTTGCATGGTCATGCAAGGGAAACAATCCAACTATGATACCGATGTTTTTACACCACTTATCGGCGAGATAGAAGAGATAACAAATTCCACATATGGTAAATCTGAAGATATTAATATCGCGATTCGTGTAATTGCAGATCACGTTCGTGCGGTTGCCTTTAGTATTGCAGATGGACAATTACCCAGCAATACGGGAGCGGGATATGTGATTCGTAGAATTTTACGTCGCGCTATTCGGTATGGTTTTACATTTTTAAATATTAAAGAACCTTTTATCTACAAATTGGTAGATAGACTTAAAACTCAAATGGGAGAAGCTTTCCCAGAGTTGGTAAAACAACAACAGCTTATCCAGAATGTGATTAAAGAAGAAGAACTTTCTTTTCTTCGAACTTTAGAGCAGGGATTGGTGATGTTAGAGAATATTGTAACCGAAGCTAAAGGAAAAGAAATTTCAGGAGTGAAAGCTTTTGAATTGTATGACACTTTTGGATTTCCGATCGATCTAACTGCACTTATTTTAAAAGAGAAAGGACTTAGTCTAAATATTGCTGAATTTGAAGCTGAACTTAAAAAGCAAAAAGAACGCTCTAGAGCCGCTACGCAAGTAACATCTGGCGATTGGGAAGAAATCACTGAAGTTGAAGAAAATGCTTTTGTAGGATATGATCAATTAGAAACGAAGGTTGAAATCGCCAAATACCGTAAAGTTGAAACCAAAAAGCAGGGAGCGCTTTATCAAATCGTATTTACTAAAACACCTTTTTATCCAGAAGGTGGTGGACAGGTTGGCGATAAAGGGTATTTAAAACTTGGTGAAGAGAAGATAAACATTATCGATACCAAGAAAGAAAGTAACCAAATTATACATTTTGCTAAAAAATTGCCTAAAGATGTTTCAGCAGAGTTTACGGCGGTGGTAGATGCTGATGCACGTGCAAAAACAGCGGCAAATCATACTGCTACGCACTTACTGCATCAGGCGTTACGACAAATACTGGGAACGCATGTAGAGCAAAAAGGTTCTATGGTGCAACCTAATTATATGCGATTCGATTTTAGTCATTTTAGCAAACTTTCTTCCGAAGAAATAGAACAGGTAGAGCAGTTTGTAAACGAGCGTATTCAGCAAAAGTTAAAACTGGAGGAGCAACGCAATATAGCGTATCAGGAAGCTTTAAACCAAGGAGCGATTGCACTTTTTGGGGAGAAGTATGGAGATAGCGTTCGTGCGATTCGTTTTGGAGAATCTATGGAACTTTGCGGTGGTACGCATGTAAATAACACCGCTGATATCTGGTATTTTAAAATTACCGGGGAAAGTGCGGTAGCTTCAGGTATTCGTAGAATCGAAGCCATTACCGGTGATGCAGCAAGAGACTATTTTAATACTAAAACTGAAATATTAGAAGAGGTTCAGGGATTGTTGAAAAACGCCAAAGATCCTGTAAAAGCAATTTCAGTTTTACAAGAAGAAAATACTGAACTGAAAAAGCAAGTAGAAGCTTTATTAAAAGAAAAAGCCAAAAACCTGAAATCTGAGGTTAAAAATGAGATTCAGGAAATAAACGGTGTTCACTTTTTAGCAAAACAAGTAGATCTTGATGCCGGCGGAATTAAAGATTTAGCCTTTCAATTAGGTGGAGAAATCGATAATTTATTCCTTCTTTTTGGAACCGAGCAAAAAGAAAAAGCATTGCTTTCCTGCTATGTTTCTAAAGAATTGGTTGCCAGTAAAGCGTTAAATGCGGGAACAATTGTTCGTGAGCTTGGTAAGCATATCCATGGAGGTGGCGGTGGCCAGCCTTTCTTTGCAACTGCAGGTGGTAAAAATCCGGCAGGAATTCCAGAAGCTTTGGCTGAAGCTAAAAAATATATTGAGTAG
- a CDS encoding M23 family metallopeptidase, whose protein sequence is MSKVKYYYDSDTLSYKKIERKKGRRFGIVLLSIFGSFLAGFLLLLVYLNIPQIETPKEKALKRELQNMQLQYGLLNKKMDQIQNVLGNIEDRDNNIYRLYFEANPIPEETRKAGFGGINRYRDLEGFDNSKLIKETTKRMDVLTKQLVVQSKSLDEIAELAKEKEDLLAAIPAIQPVKNENLTRIASGYGWRTDPFTKVRKFHYGMDFTSPRGTPVYATGDGRVIRADNHSTGYGNHIRIDHGYGYTSLYAHLYKYNVRRGQKVKRGDLIGFVGSTGRSEAPHLHYEVYKDDEHINPINFYYGNLSPEEFDEVLRKSQQENQSLD, encoded by the coding sequence ATGTCGAAGGTTAAATATTATTACGATAGCGATACACTTTCTTACAAAAAAATCGAGCGAAAAAAAGGTCGTCGATTTGGAATTGTTTTGCTTAGCATCTTCGGAAGTTTTCTTGCCGGTTTTCTACTATTGTTAGTCTACCTGAATATTCCGCAGATCGAAACGCCCAAAGAAAAGGCACTTAAGCGAGAACTGCAAAATATGCAGTTGCAATATGGCTTGTTGAATAAAAAAATGGATCAAATTCAAAATGTGCTCGGCAATATCGAAGATCGAGATAACAATATTTACCGTTTATATTTTGAGGCTAACCCTATTCCAGAGGAAACTCGTAAAGCCGGTTTTGGTGGGATAAACAGATATAGAGATCTGGAAGGTTTCGACAACTCGAAGCTAATTAAAGAAACTACAAAAAGAATGGATGTGCTTACTAAACAATTAGTAGTACAATCTAAATCTTTAGATGAAATTGCAGAATTAGCAAAAGAAAAAGAGGATTTATTAGCTGCAATCCCAGCAATACAACCTGTAAAGAATGAGAATCTAACCAGAATTGCCTCAGGTTATGGTTGGAGAACCGATCCTTTTACCAAGGTAAGGAAGTTTCATTATGGGATGGATTTTACTTCACCAAGAGGAACCCCGGTTTATGCTACAGGAGATGGTCGCGTAATAAGAGCCGATAATCATAGCACCGGCTACGGCAATCACATCAGGATTGATCATGGCTACGGGTACACTAGCTTATATGCCCATTTATACAAATATAATGTAAGAAGAGGACAAAAGGTAAAACGTGGAGATCTTATTGGTTTTGTAGGAAGCACTGGAAGATCTGAAGCACCACATTTGCATTATGAAGTTTACAAAGATGATGAGCATATAAATCCTATCAATTTTTACTACGGAAACCTTTCTCCGGAAGAATTTGACGAAGTATTGAGAAAATCGCAACAGGAAAATCAATCTCTGGATTAA
- a CDS encoding MerR family transcriptional regulator, which produces MQVDLPEKRYYSIGEVATAFKVNTSLIRFWEKEFDVIKPKKNAKGNRKFTPEDIKNLELIYHLVKERGFTLEGAKTHLKEEKQKTLSNFDIVRKLEKIKSSLINIKNQL; this is translated from the coding sequence ATGCAAGTCGACCTACCTGAAAAAAGATATTATAGCATTGGCGAAGTTGCCACTGCTTTTAAAGTAAACACGTCCTTAATACGATTTTGGGAAAAAGAATTTGATGTTATTAAACCCAAAAAAAACGCGAAAGGAAATCGCAAATTCACACCTGAAGATATTAAGAATCTAGAGCTTATTTATCATTTAGTTAAAGAACGTGGTTTTACTCTGGAAGGTGCGAAAACACACCTTAAAGAAGAAAAGCAAAAAACACTGAGCAATTTTGATATTGTTCGTAAATTAGAAAAAATTAAATCAAGCCTAATCAATATTAAAAATCAATTATAG